The following proteins are co-located in the Seriola aureovittata isolate HTS-2021-v1 ecotype China chromosome 7, ASM2101889v1, whole genome shotgun sequence genome:
- the im:7147486 gene encoding zinc finger protein 135 isoform X2: MPSLIMEGGQQKLQNVLEDGLSTELINAGRFCFSCEQIFSDRRSLEEHVCSAASYICSCGTEFTQYSDMLEHSTTHEPGHQVLDHETIKKRRIEKRIEEEEKLKRLQTGEVVWKAPKMNNVASISMPVNPMLQRPISSGPLPVPMQSSKISQVPELYPAVSQASFLSNPATSTTDMQNIFAGVGAPTVDLWTLYQPVVVINTVRKFNKKKPYTCGKCGQCFVTKTSLISHHSSHVTDKVSGCIGCGLLLSSKKVVPRFHVCNSPNTATKFRLITAKPLNFGKPNKASTHRSQNPSAQEPQVPSSIQLKRQNPSVTSKGIRTSCVTSILQLKNQNIRSYSKSTQGFRVTPLLQTYSRNPSTSKPYTNVSLLSKNQSPHLSASTKSSGRGLSFIPSLQMKSPTNSASGVLSKPMQISSAKNGFTCRVCQIPFETAQLLQRHKCIKAQEFMAQQVRGGKQHFRLKRVTPLVSPVPVQMNGDLKLEVPLAGNIKKNQVVAVSLDRGQGADPVNGKPGVKMDDDDCYIVESGPDKPAEMIYQVTSSVPIIT; this comes from the coding sequence CAAATATTTTCAGATCGAAGAAGCCTGGAGGAACATGTATGTTCTGCTGCAAGTTACATCTGCTCCTGTGGAACTGAGTTTACCCAGTACAGTGACATGTTGGAGCACAGCACGACACATGAGCCTGGGCACCAAGTGCTTGATCACGAAACAATAAAGAAGCGCAGAATTGAGAAGCgcatagaggaggaggagaagctaAAAAGATTACAGACAGGTGAGGTTGTCTGGAAGGCACCTAAAATGAACAATGTGGCATCAATTTCTATGCCAGTAAATCCTATGCTGCAGCGACCCATTTCATCAGGTCCTTTGCCAGTTCCCATGCAATCTTCAAAGATTTCACAAGTGCCTGAGTTGTACCCCGCTGTGTCACAAGCATCATTCCTCTCAAATCCTGCCACCTCTACAACAGACATGCAGAATATTTTTGCAGGTGTAGGTGCACCAACAGTGGATCTTTGGACACTTTACCAGCCAGTCGTGGTGATAAATACGGTGCGCAAGTTTAACAAGAAAAAGCCATACACTTGTGGTAAATGTGGGCAGTGTTTTGTGACAAAGACCTCTCTCATCTCCCACCACAGCTCTCATGTCACAGACAAAGTTTCTGGCTGTATAGGATGTGGGCTGCTGCTCTCCAGCAAGAAGGTAGTGCCTCGCTTCCATGTTTGTAACTCACCCAACACTGCTACCAAATTCAGACTCATTACTGCAAAACCTCTGAATTTCGGTAAGCCAAACAAAGCCAGCACACATAGGAGTCAGAACCCGAGTGCTCAGGAACCTCAGGTCCCTTCCTCTATACAGCTAAAAAGGCAGAATCCCAGTGTAACCAGTAAAGGCATACGGACATCATGTGTCACTTCCATCCTGCAATTGAAAAATCAGAATATCAGATCATACAGTAAAAGCACTCAGGGGTTTCGTGTCACTCCACTCCTGCAGACATACAGTCGAAATCCCAGCACATCCAAGCCTTATACCAATGTCTCCCTTCTATCAAAGAATCAGAGTCCACATCTGAGTGCATCCACCAAGTCAAGTGGTAGGGGGCTTTCTTTCATTCCCTCCTTGCAGATGAAGTCACCCACAAACTCTGCATCAGGCGTATTGAGCAAACCCATGCAGATATCCTCTGCAAAAAATGGGTTCACATGTCGAGTCTGTCAAATTCCTTTTGAAACTGCTCAGCTCCTTCAGAGGCACAAGTGTATCAAAGCACAGGAATTCATGGCACAGCAAGTGCGAGGTGGCAAACAGCATTTCAGACTAAAGAGGGTGACACCATTGGTAAGCCCAGTTCCTGTTCAGATGAATGGTGACTTAAAACTGGAGGTTCCATTGGCTGGTAACATAAAGAAAAACCAGGTTGTGGCTGTAAGTCTGGACAGAGGTCAAGGTGCAGATCCTGTGAATGGGAAACCAGGAGTGAAAATGGACGATGATGATTGTTACATCGTTGAAAGCGGACCAGACAAACCTGCTGAGATGATTTACCAAGTAACTTCATCTGTTCCTATTATAACTTGA